One Oncorhynchus keta strain PuntledgeMale-10-30-2019 chromosome 34, Oket_V2, whole genome shotgun sequence genomic window, GAGTTGTCCAATGAATGTCATAGAAAGTACACACCTGGTTGTAACCAGTATTTGAATAGAAGACGAGACCGAAAACAAGCAGACACTATGGCACTCGAGCTGTGCACCCCTGCCATAATCCCAAAAGTAGGTTTCACTCATGTTGTCTGATAACCACCCCAGTTCTGTGTGTTCCTACTCATCCGAAGGTGTTCCCGTTGCGGGCAGCCTGAGCATTGGTCCGGTTTCTGCTCCGGACTGGTCGGTCTCGGCTGAAGATGGTGTCCTGGTCACTGTCCAGCTCTGACTCGGACATCATGAGGCTGGAGTTGTGCTCTGTGCTCCTGTGTTTGATGTCTGAGAAGGGGACAGACCGGGCAGATCATGGCAGGGTCACCAAAAACAGGAATGTTTTGAAATGTGTTGATTGAAAAATCAGACACTTACTGTATTTGGGCCTTAGTTCCATTTTCTCCTGTTCGTCCATGTTGTCCAGTATAGTGTACTTGGTTTTCTTCCTGACCTTAGTGCGACTCCTCCTAAACAAAACACATTTCTATTGAAGTTCCAATGCAGCCTTTAAAAAaatatcaatatcaaataatttccaggtaacaattaagtaccgtactatgattgttttcaattaaaatagtttaaaagatgcaaaaaattacttgtttGCTAAAAGCCATTTCTCAAGCAACAATTTTGCTAGGActttctgggagtggtctgagtggggagggggaaactgaaaacttGCTGTTAtaggcagagaggtttggaactctctttcttattggtctattaactaatttaccaccaggcgatgtcaccaggcaggccaaaacccCATCCAACCAAAACAGGCAgtaatttcaggcagtcttttcaaacagctcttacgcTAAAATGGCaatatcataattttcacaatttcacagtattattccaatgtcatagtgtggaaatactgtatatatacagtaccagtcaagtttggacacaccaactcattccagggtttttctttatttgtactattttctacattgtagaataatagtgaagacatcacaactatgaaataacacatatggaattatgtagtaaccaaaaaagtgttaaacaaatccaaatatattttatatttaacattcttcaaagtagccaccttttgccttgatgacagatttgcacacttggcattctctcaaccagcttcacctggaatgcttttccaacagtcttgaatgagttcccgcatatgctgagaacttgttggctgcttttccgtgaagaggcgactctgggatgctggccttctaaggGAGAgtacctctgtccagtgtctgtgttcttttgtccatcttaatatttaatttttattggccagtctaagATATGGCTTTATCTtttcaactctgcctagaaggccagcatcccggagtcatctctttactgttgacgttgagactggtggtTTTTGTGgggactatttaatgaagctgccagtcgaGGACTTGTGAGTcgactgtttctcaaactagacactctaatgtacttgtcctcttgctcagttgtgcaccggggcctcccactttctattctggttagagaaagtttgtgctgttctgtgaaggaagtagcgttgtacgagatcttcagtttcttggcaatttctcgcttgaaatagccttaatttctcataacaagaatagactgacgagtttcagaagaaagttctttgtttctggacattttgagcctataatcgaacccacaaatgctgatgttccagatactcaactcgtctaaaggccagttttattgcttctttcatcagaacaacagttttcagttgtgctaacataattgcaaaagggttttctattgatcaattagccttttaaaattataaattggattagctaacacaacgtgccattggaacacaggactgatagttgctgataatcggcctctgtacgcctatgtagatattccatcaaataatcagccgtttccagctacaatagtcatttacaacattaacaatgtctacactgtatttctgatcaatttgatgttattttaatggacaaaaaatgtgcttttctttcaaaaacaaggacatttctaagtgaccccaaacctttgaacggtagtgtatatataaaacaTAGGAAATCACATGttttactgcactgggcctttaacaaaCAGCTAATCATAAAATCTATATAGGACCTTGCTGTGTGTCTGAGCACTAAAAGAAAAGTCACCTTTTGCAGCAGTACACACATGCCCAAGTGACTGTCACGATGAAGACAATGACCATGAAGAAGGCCAGGATGAAGTAGAGAACCCGCCACTCTGCCAAACAGAAGAGAAAAAGGACTGGCACTGTGAATGTAGCATCTCACAGCAGACAGGGCAAAAACTATGTCATCCTCTCAGGACCGATGAATGAACATAGCTCACCACAGTTGCTCTCTCCGTCGCCAAAGAACCTGCGAATGAGGTTCTCCGTCCAAAAGGGGTCACAGACACACTCCTTGGTGATTGGGTCACACGTCCCATGGCCCGAGCAGCGGAGCAAGCACACTGTGTGGGGTGTGGGATGAACACCAATACACAAACAGGATCAGCATACACCACGGCAGAGGACAAAGACAGACAGCTTTCTTAGTCACCAAGTGATGAGATCTAGTCTAATTTAATATCTCATGTAATAGAATCAGAGATGGTCTATAATGTTGTTATAACATTGTAACAGGCTTTGATATAATATGGTATGATAAGGCAAGATGTGGTACTCACTGACTGTATCCACTCGAAGGACTCTGAAGAGCAGGTAGTCAGTCTTCTCTCTCAGCAGCTGACCACGCAGCACACTGGCCAGTTTAGGACCAGGGACTGGCCCCTCAGGACCCTGCACTGAGAACCTCAGCActgtgctacacacacacacacacacacacacacacacacacacacacacacacacacacacacacacacacacacacacacacacacacacacacacacacacacacacacacacacacacaatgcagtaATACAATGTGTAAAAACACAACCATGTATGTTTTGTATGTGTTTGCTGCATTGGGCAGTACCTGAGATCTGAGTGTCCCCATAGGCACCTGAGGTGGATGTCATTGTCCACGACGTGAAGCAGTGCTGCCAACTGTCTGAGCACTGTGTCCTTCTGTGACACACTCACCTGGGCCAGCGCCACCAAcatctccacctctacctcctcacGACCACCAGGGTCTGTGGTGTCGTAgcagaatcagaattagttaggtaacattgataaataagatgttttatctaCTTTCATAAATATGCTTATGTGGAAaagtcacttggggcccagagaggggagaggtcaggattgtcttcatatgtgagggtgaagggctccacaatatCTGTAcaccagtcactccctccttttcccattggggggaggagtatggcagtgtctggaaccgTTGTATGTCCCCTCTGATGTCGAAACTTGTCTTTCATAGTatatgacctagaggctcactcctctccgtgagtttgtccaggagggGGTGTATTTGAGATGGGTGTTtctagaattgacaattgatatatgccattggatgaggtaatgttttagTAATAGGAAGTACCAAGAACGAGAGTAGAACCTCATCTAAGAGAGCAAACTGAacaataatttatagctaatgctgtctggctatgggatactcctctctcaagtaaaaGTCTTACTTTGTGCAGTAACCTGTGGTTCATCATTGTGATTGGAGAGGGGTGGATCTTTGCTCTAAAAGATCTCAGTTGCCATTTTGTAAGCTCTCTCAGAGAATTCAtgtatagacactgaattgatctgagagtcacagggctatggtgaagctcatttCATTCAAATATTAAGTTTAtgtataactctgactggtgtgtggttTGTAACTCTCCTTATTTAGTAATACAGGAAATGTCCATGacagtggacacacacactgtctgagaACATACACACTCTGACagaacacacatacagtggggcaaaaaaatatttagtcagcaaccaattgtgcaagttctcccacttaaaaagatgagagaggcctgtaattttgatcataggtacgcttcaactatgacagacaaaattaggaaaaaaaatgtttttcatgaatttatttgcaaattatggtggaaaataactatttagtcacctacaaacaagcaagatttctggctctcacagacctgtaacttcttctttaagaggctcctctgtcatCCACTCgtcacctgtattaatggcacctgtttgaacttgttattagtataaaagacacctgtccacaacctcaaacagtcacactccaaactccactatggccaagaacaaagagctgtcaaaggacaccagaaacaaaattgtagacctgcaccaggctgggatgactgaatctgcaataggtaagcagcttggtttgaagaaatcaactgtgggagaaatgattaggaaatggaagacatacaagaccactgataatctccctcgatctggggctccacgcaagatctcaccccgtggggtcaaaatgagcaaaaatcccagaaccacacggggggacctagtgaatgacctgcagagagctgggaccaaagtaacaaagcctaccatcagcaagggcattgaagatgaaacgtggctgggtctttcagcatgacaatgatcccaagcatttcaaggtcctggagtggcctagccagtctccagatctcaaccccatagaaaatctttggagggagttgaaagtccgtgttgcccagcaacagccccaaaacataactgctctagaggagatctgcatggaggaatgggccaaaataccagcaacagtgtgtgaaaaccttgtgaagacttacagaaaacatttgacctgtcattgccaacaaagggtaaataacaaagtattgagataaacttttgttattgaccaaatacttattttccatcataatttgcaaataaattctgactaaatacttttttgccccactgtgcgCTGTATGTGCTGTTCAGCTCTTCCTCCTAATGCTCGGCATGGTCCGTGGGGAAACACAGTCTGAGCACACACATCTACCTGGCCGCACTTCCACGGTGGCTGTGGCGGTGCTGCTGCGTCCCTGGGTGTCTGTGACATGCAGCTGGAACACATAGGTCCCCTCCACCAAGTTGGCCAGGTACAGGAAGGCCTGCTGCTCTGAACCATACAGCACATCCTGgggaaacaacaggacagagtaGTTCCTACCTTAAAGTAGTTCCTACTTCCTACCTTCCTACCAGTTTAGCTAACAGCATATTACAAGTTCAAACTATATTTACCGTATACCTAAGTATCAAGACTCCTCTCACTCACCCCAGCAGCAGGGCTCTGACTGTCCCGGACCCAGAGGAAGTGCACCTCGGCTGGGTCACCATCCGTCACTGAGCCTCTGAGCACCAGGGAGTTGTTGGGCAAGGTGAGGGTATGGCTGCCGCTGGCATGTGCTACAGGGGGAAGGCTTCTGGCTGAGGATGGACAACAGGCTATAGATGAGTACCATCATACTCAACCAGCCTGGGTGATGATGTCTCATCTTGTTTTTAACAGTTTTGCTGTGTTTGAAGCATTGTGTGTTTTCTTAGCAGGTTGACGTTTGCCATTAATTattattagggttagcagtgtggttaagggtaggtttaaaatcaaattgtattgctTTGTGACTTttccagctagtgaccactctgcagagctgcctccagtacatgagtcatcccaataaatgccaacctgtgATTTCTTACCCTCTTGAACCCTGACTGTGAGAAAGGCACTGTCTGTCAGCCCTTCCTGGTCACTCAcagtcagactaaatgtatagcGGCCCGCTCTGAGGCCCGTTACTATGGCTACGGGCTTGTCCACACCCTCTGTCCTTGACCCTGGAGGACCTCTAAAAAACAACACAGAAAAGCATCATGTTCTTCAGCTTGTTCTTCATATCTTTATAGACTTTTCTGGACACAACCTTTGACCTATATGAACAGCGTTGGTACCTGATGGTGTCCCAGTGGTAGCTAGTGACGGCGTGGTCATCAGTGCTGCTGCTTCCGTCCAGGGTAACGCTGGTCACTGGGAGGGTCAGCTGCCTGTTAGGACCCACTACAGCCACAGGGGCTCCGTTTGACTCCTTGACCTCAGCTATGGGGGTGTTTTTGTTCTCTATGGGACAGAGCAAAACAGATAATTTGTTGAAACATGTCCTATGCATGTTTTGATACCCTTGGGTTTTCTACTAGGTGGACTAAGGTAAAGGAATGCCTGAGGTAAACTGCTTGAGGACAATCTAATGTTGTAAAACATATCTGATACTCTGTTATAATCTTAATACTGTCCTTATGTCATTTACCTGTCATCTGAGTGGCAGCGTTAGTGACAGAGGAGGTGACTGCAGTAGGGTCACCCTGTCTGTGGGCCAGGGTAGCAGCAAGGCCAGGGCTGGAGGTGGGAGTGAGGGTGTCATGGCTGGGGTAGGGCAGTTGGTCATTCTCCACTGGCTGAATAATCTTCACTGTAGCCGTGGTGGAGTCTGACAACCCGGCAGAATCTGTAATGGTCAACCTGGAAAAAAAATCAATATGAATCCAGCTACTCTTTTACgcttgtattgtagtggtggggGAAACATTGATGGTAATGTTTTACACAGTATCTATGTCACGTTTCCACGAGGCGTCATTCATAGATATAACTATCTGAAGGCAGAAAACCTTTGGTCCTGTATTATTGTTGGTTAAACACCAACTATGATTAATAGAGACCATATACTGTAATTATTAGTGCAGTCTGACCTGTGTTCCATGGTAGAGCAGCATACCCAAACTATTTTTTCTTCCATTCATTATT contains:
- the LOC118367615 gene encoding dyslexia-associated protein KIAA0319-like isoform X3, encoding MWKDSELQNTSMASSGPTFTPKPQNDSVHSSQLSQIRTSHPNKAPSHLSSTVPLTTSTQTELTLPRDTVELVASVSPEPQTVARRNQTPKAVTLPVTQVASLPASSTIIKGSQSTDDGVIISHHWEQVGGPSIELGAFSDTQIPNLSNLAPGEYTFRLTITDSAGLSDSTTATVKIIQPVENDQLPYPSHDTLTPTSSPGLAATLAHRQGDPTAVTSSVTNAATQMTENKNTPIAEVKESNGAPVAVVGPNRQLTLPVTSVTLDGSSSTDDHAVTSYHWDTIRGPPGSRTEGVDKPVAIVTGLRAGRYTFSLTVSDQEGLTDSAFLTVRVQEARSLPPVAHASGSHTLTLPNNSLVLRGSVTDGDPAEVHFLWVRDSQSPAAGDVLYGSEQQAFLYLANLVEGTYVFQLHVTDTQGRSSTATATVEVRPDPGGREEVEVEMLVALAQVSVSQKDTVLRQLAALLHVVDNDIHLRCLWGHSDLSTVLRFSVQGPEGPVPGPKLASVLRGQLLREKTDYLLFRVLRVDTVMCLLRCSGHGTCDPITKECVCDPFWTENLIRRFFGDGESNCEWRVLYFILAFFMVIVFIVTVTWACVYCCKRRSRTKVRKKTKYTILDNMDEQEKMELRPKYNIKHRSTEHNSSLMMSESELDSDQDTIFSRDRPVRSRNRTNAQAARNGNTFG
- the LOC118367615 gene encoding dyslexia-associated protein KIAA0319 homolog isoform X1, whose protein sequence is MQTGAHLLLCLILHYVEAAEASQCWQGATYSEAVVSPALRSSNILRVPDVSSLAQCAGACCDLPGCNLAWLFERRCYILSCQQRENCQPRQRPGADSYMAFLQRGPPQTLLLQSLVRGEPYPSRWRPHPSGDVEALKDLALLDGPQTDFGDPGGMDLEYPESELGPEDNGGDLPDWPAALEGRDGFNLSESEGRLEGLGFATEGAESSLPSPTTGATVNQGAPPGDPTSGDTPENKKDSELQNTSMASSGPTFTPKPQNDSVHSSQLSQIRTSHPNKAPSHLSSTVPLTTSTQTELTLPRDTVELVASVSPEPQTVARRNQTPKAVTLPVTQVASLPASSTIIKGSQSTDDGVIISHHWEQVGGPSIELGAFSDTQIPNLSNLAPGEYTFRLTITDSAGLSDSTTATVKIIQPVENDQLPYPSHDTLTPTSSPGLAATLAHRQGDPTAVTSSVTNAATQMTENKNTPIAEVKESNGAPVAVVGPNRQLTLPVTSVTLDGSSSTDDHAVTSYHWDTIRGPPGSRTEGVDKPVAIVTGLRAGRYTFSLTVSDQEGLTDSAFLTVRVQEARSLPPVAHASGSHTLTLPNNSLVLRGSVTDGDPAEVHFLWVRDSQSPAAGDVLYGSEQQAFLYLANLVEGTYVFQLHVTDTQGRSSTATATVEVRPDPGGREEVEVEMLVALAQVSVSQKDTVLRQLAALLHVVDNDIHLRCLWGHSDLSTVLRFSVQGPEGPVPGPKLASVLRGQLLREKTDYLLFRVLRVDTVMCLLRCSGHGTCDPITKECVCDPFWTENLIRRFFGDGESNCEWRVLYFILAFFMVIVFIVTVTWACVYCCKRRSRTKVRKKTKYTILDNMDEQEKMELRPKYNIKHRSTEHNSSLMMSESELDSDQDTIFSRDRPVRSRNRTNAQAARNGNTFG
- the LOC118367615 gene encoding dyslexia-associated protein KIAA0319 homolog isoform X2; this translates as MQTGAHLLLCLILHYVEAAEASQCWQGATYSEAVVSPALRSSNILRVPDVSSLAQCAGACCDLPGCNLAWLFERRCYILSCQQRENCQPRQRPGADSYMAFLQRGPPQTLLLQSLVRGEPYPSRWRPHPSGDVEALKDLALLDGPQTDFGDPGGMDLEYPESELGPEDNGGDLPDWPAALEGRDGFNLSESEGRLEGLGFATEGAESSLPSPTTGATVNQGAPPGDPTSGDTPENKKDSELQNTSMASSGPTFTPKPQNDSVHSSQLSQIRTSHPNKAPSHLSSTVPLTTSTQTELTLPRDTVELVASVSPEPQTVARRNQTPKAVTLPVTQVASLPASSTIIKGSQSTDDGVIISHHWEQVGGPSIELGAFSDTQIPNLSNLAPGEYTFRLTITDSAGLSDSTTATVKIIQPVENDQLPYPSHDTLTPTSSPGLAATLAHRQGDPTAVTSSVTNAATQMTENKNTPIAEVKESNGAPVAVVGPNRQLTLPVTSVTLDGSSSTDDHAVTSYHWDTIRGPPGSRTEGVDKPVAIVTGLRAGRYTFSLTVSDQEGLTDSAFLTVRVQEARSLPPVAHASGSHTLTLPNNSLVLRGSVTDGDPAEVHFLWVRDSQSPAAGDVLYGSEQQAFLYLANLVEGTYVFQLHVTDTQGRSSTATATVEVRPDPGGREEVEVEMLVALAQVSVSQKDTVLRQLAALLHVVDNDIHLRCLWGHSDLSTVLRFSVQGPEGPVPGPKLASVLRGQLLREKTDYLLFRVLRVDTVMCLLRCSGHGTCDPITKECVCDPFWTENLIRRFFGDGESNCEWRVLYFILAFFMVIVFIVTVTWACVYCCKRSRTKVRKKTKYTILDNMDEQEKMELRPKYNIKHRSTEHNSSLMMSESELDSDQDTIFSRDRPVRSRNRTNAQAARNGNTFG